A section of the Bacteroidota bacterium genome encodes:
- a CDS encoding plasmid pRiA4b ORF-3 family protein: MAILKFRVYMQEDESVYRDIAIRHSQKFIDLHEAILRAYDFDSKHKATFFRSNDHWQQGREISLEVYEGEHKAPPLLMGETAIGTEIRDTNQKFVYKYDFNKNWMFLVELINVSKEENPKLSYPATVRTEGIAPSQYGTKSLLGDKFADVEEKYDLTQVADGFVAKDETGEDVSLGEEMGSEEGSEEGSEGTAEA; the protein is encoded by the coding sequence ATGGCAATTTTGAAATTCAGAGTGTATATGCAAGAAGATGAGAGTGTCTATCGCGACATTGCGATCCGTCATTCACAAAAATTCATCGATCTGCACGAAGCGATATTAAGGGCTTATGATTTTGATAGTAAGCATAAAGCTACTTTCTTCCGCAGCAATGATCACTGGCAGCAGGGCAGGGAGATCTCACTGGAGGTATATGAAGGTGAACATAAGGCGCCGCCATTGCTGATGGGTGAAACAGCGATCGGTACGGAAATACGTGATACCAACCAGAAATTTGTTTACAAATACGATTTCAATAAGAACTGGATGTTCCTGGTGGAACTGATCAATGTATCTAAAGAAGAAAATCCTAAACTTTCTTACCCGGCTACGGTTCGTACTGAAGGAATTGCTCCCAGCCAGTATGGAACGAAGAGTTTGTTAGGTGATAAATTTGCTGATGTAGAAGAAAAATATGACCTCACACAGGTTGCAGATGGGTTTGTAGCAAAAGATGAAACAGGTGAGGATGTAAGTTTAGGTGAAGAAATGGGTAGTGAAGAAGGATCTGAAGAAGGCTCTGAAGGTACTGCCGAAGCGTAA
- the miaA gene encoding tRNA (adenosine(37)-N6)-dimethylallyltransferase MiaA encodes MISPDQKTVIIIAGPTAVGKTSVAIQLAKHFNTEIISADSRQCYKEMNIGVARPSLQEGAEVPHHFIASHTIHEKVDAVIFEKYALTQLDELFKTHDVVIMVGGTGLYIKAFCEGMDEMPEVPETIRQTIIENYELKGIEWLQEELKEKDPEFYTKGEIKNPQRMMRALEIKQATGRSILELRKGEKATRDFNIIKLGIELPKEELHRNIHTRVDQMISAGLVDEVRSLVQFKQLNALQTVGYSEIFEYLDGVISLEKAIENIKTNTRQYAKRQMTWFKKDKEMKWFHPADIINFDSRLW; translated from the coding sequence ATGATTTCTCCCGATCAAAAGACGGTTATAATAATTGCAGGCCCGACAGCAGTTGGTAAAACTTCTGTTGCCATTCAACTCGCCAAACATTTTAATACTGAAATTATTTCTGCTGATAGCCGCCAGTGTTATAAAGAAATGAATATTGGTGTTGCACGGCCATCGTTGCAAGAAGGAGCCGAAGTTCCTCATCATTTTATTGCTTCTCATACCATTCATGAAAAAGTAGATGCAGTTATTTTTGAAAAATATGCGTTGACTCAACTCGATGAATTATTTAAAACGCATGATGTAGTGATTATGGTTGGCGGAACCGGTTTATACATCAAAGCATTTTGTGAAGGAATGGATGAAATGCCTGAAGTGCCGGAAACAATAAGGCAAACAATAATTGAAAACTATGAATTGAAAGGAATTGAATGGCTGCAGGAAGAACTAAAAGAGAAAGACCCGGAGTTTTATACAAAAGGCGAAATAAAAAACCCGCAACGGATGATGCGGGCACTGGAAATAAAACAAGCTACAGGCAGATCAATACTGGAATTGCGGAAAGGAGAGAAGGCTACCCGTGATTTTAATATTATAAAATTGGGGATTGAATTACCGAAAGAAGAACTGCACCGGAATATTCATACAAGGGTTGACCAGATGATAAGTGCCGGTTTAGTAGATGAAGTAAGATCGTTAGTTCAGTTTAAACAGTTGAATGCTTTACAGACAGTTGGGTATTCAGAAATATTTGAATATCTCGATGGTGTTATTTCATTGGAGAAAGCAATTGAAAATATTAAAACAAATACAAGACAATATGCTAAAAGGCAGATGACTTGGTTTAAGAAGGATAAGGAGATGAAATGGTTTCATCCAGCTGATATTATTAATTTTGATAGCCGCCTATGGTGA